Proteins from one Coleofasciculus sp. FACHB-1120 genomic window:
- a CDS encoding PEP-CTERM sorting domain-containing protein (PEP-CTERM proteins occur, often in large numbers, in the proteomes of bacteria that also encode an exosortase, a predicted intramembrane cysteine proteinase. The presence of a PEP-CTERM domain at a protein's C-terminus predicts cleavage within the sorting domain, followed by covalent anchoring to some some component of the (usually Gram-negative) cell surface. Many PEP-CTERM proteins exhibit an unusual sequence composition that includes large numbers of potential glycosylation sites. Expression of one such protein has been shown restore the ability of a bacterium to form floc, a type of biofilm.): MSTSTMWKKLSMAVSAAFLALGTVNLAPANAITFNFQGDVAIDGAINSLEGSYTVADDLLEFLVSDVRIQDPYLQVENPLEFFSLSVNGNNVFSGKPSNSSLTSLIPVNGVFSFRELLRLDVQDDFFVLRLSVATADNGPDEPVAQCLVKECQGFTIFGFGSGSLPGVLGDGFVSHKPVNVAEPVPEPTVAIALGLIGASMLIRKRKLSSSSHA, from the coding sequence ATGTCTACTTCAACAATGTGGAAGAAATTGTCAATGGCTGTTAGTGCAGCCTTTTTGGCTCTGGGAACAGTTAATTTAGCTCCGGCGAACGCCATAACATTTAACTTTCAAGGGGATGTTGCTATCGACGGAGCGATAAACTCACTCGAAGGCAGCTACACCGTCGCCGATGATCTCCTCGAATTCTTAGTTAGCGATGTACGAATACAAGATCCTTACCTACAGGTAGAGAATCCTCTCGAATTTTTTTCCTTGAGCGTGAATGGCAATAACGTCTTTAGTGGCAAGCCATCAAACTCATCTTTAACATCTTTGATTCCGGTAAATGGAGTCTTTTCTTTCAGAGAGCTTTTAAGGCTAGATGTTCAGGATGACTTTTTTGTCCTTCGGCTAAGTGTAGCAACCGCTGATAATGGGCCAGATGAACCTGTTGCTCAGTGTTTAGTTAAAGAATGTCAAGGATTTACGATTTTTGGCTTTGGAAGTGGAAGCCTTCCAGGCGTTCTCGGAGATGGATTTGTTTCCCATAAACCCGTGAATGTCGCAGAACCCGTACCAGAACCAACGGTAGCGATCGCGCTTGGTCTGATAGGCGCTTCCATGCTAATCCGCAAAAGAAAATTATCGTCCTCGTCACACGCCTAA
- a CDS encoding methyltransferase domain-containing protein, with protein MNTQMKLSENTQQLLNCPVCQSKLELVKEEFECTNSECKAHFPVVDGIPVLINESSSIFSFSDFLNRQDTTFNFQSQSKLKKVIANLLPDIHANIKGKDNYDQFLKLVMKLNEKPKILVVGGGIVGDGMEAVFSNPALEIVSTDVSFGPCTALICDAHDIPFAENSFDGVIVQAVLEHVLDPNRCVEEIYRVLKKGGVVYAETPFMQQVHMGRYDFTRFTHLGHRRLFRKFEEASSGAVCGPGMALAWSYQYFLLSFVKSDAAKSAVKAFTRLTSFWLKYLDYFLIDKPGTFDAASGYYFIGTKSDRVLSDRELLKLYKGIQ; from the coding sequence ATGAATACCCAGATGAAACTATCGGAAAATACGCAACAATTGCTCAATTGTCCAGTTTGTCAGTCAAAGTTAGAATTGGTCAAAGAGGAATTTGAATGTACAAATTCTGAGTGTAAGGCTCATTTTCCGGTAGTTGATGGGATACCTGTTTTAATCAATGAGTCTTCAAGTATCTTTTCTTTTAGCGATTTTTTAAATCGTCAAGATACAACTTTCAATTTTCAATCTCAGTCAAAATTGAAAAAGGTTATTGCAAATTTACTTCCGGATATTCATGCCAATATCAAGGGAAAAGACAATTATGATCAGTTTTTAAAGCTGGTGATGAAGCTGAATGAAAAACCTAAGATATTGGTGGTTGGTGGGGGTATCGTGGGAGATGGAATGGAAGCTGTTTTTTCCAATCCCGCTCTGGAAATTGTTAGCACTGATGTTTCTTTTGGTCCTTGCACAGCATTAATCTGTGACGCTCACGACATACCCTTTGCTGAAAACTCGTTTGATGGGGTAATTGTACAAGCTGTACTTGAACACGTTCTAGATCCCAACCGATGTGTAGAAGAAATTTATCGGGTACTTAAAAAAGGAGGAGTAGTTTACGCAGAAACTCCCTTTATGCAACAAGTACACATGGGAAGATATGATTTTACTCGATTTACTCATTTAGGACATCGCCGTTTGTTTCGTAAGTTTGAAGAAGCTTCTAGTGGCGCAGTGTGTGGCCCAGGAATGGCATTAGCTTGGTCATATCAATACTTTCTTTTGAGTTTCGTGAAATCTGATGCGGCAAAATCGGCGGTGAAAGCTTTTACCCGATTGACTTCCTTTTGGTTAAAATATTTAGACTATTTTTTAATTGATAAGCCTGGTACATTTGATGCAGCATCAGGATATTATTTTATCGGGACAAAGAGCGATCGCGTTCTTTCTGACCGAGAATTGCTTAAACTCTACAAAGGGATACAATAG
- a CDS encoding choice-of-anchor tandem repeat NxxGxxAF-containing protein, whose amino-acid sequence MKLHLSIPTVLMGFSLSLLTTGEAHAASFNFTKIADTNGSFSSFFDAPAINNQGTVAFRTSEGIFTGNGETITTISNTSVSPVFPIIASSDLSINDEGTVAFIADLETIILPPPADFVIFRKGIFTSNGTTTNTIRNDFVTSGRSGITIDSPSLNNQGTVSFSYSFQGYGFEETAFSTVVTSNGTTTTFIASGEAPNFDGGTLGRSVESNSLNNQGIVAFRRGLIGGGSGIFTGNGTTTTTIADTSGIFSNLGPGSINDAGTVAFNADLDAGGEGIFTGNGTTATTIADTSGIFSNFGAASINNAGIVAFLAGLDAGGTGIFTGSNSLTNKVIATGDTLFGSTVTSLGFFREGFNNPGQLAFFASLANGTTGIFRADHQGVPGEPPKDVPEPASGLGLLALGALGAGSMMQRKQKQQTNTQAVVGKK is encoded by the coding sequence ATGAAATTACACTTGAGCATTCCCACAGTATTGATGGGCTTTTCCCTCAGCCTCTTAACAACTGGAGAAGCACACGCTGCCAGCTTCAACTTTACGAAAATTGCGGATACCAATGGCTCCTTCAGCTCTTTCTTTGATGCTCCCGCCATCAATAATCAAGGAACTGTTGCCTTCAGAACTAGCGAAGGAATTTTTACTGGAAATGGAGAAACAATTACTACCATTTCCAACACCAGCGTCTCCCCGGTATTCCCAATTATCGCCTCTAGCGATCTCTCTATCAACGATGAAGGAACCGTTGCCTTTATTGCCGATTTAGAGACAATAATACTTCCCCCACCAGCTGACTTTGTGATATTCAGGAAAGGCATTTTTACAAGCAACGGAACCACAACAAACACTATTAGGAATGATTTTGTAACATCTGGACGTAGCGGCATTACCATCGATTCTCCATCGCTCAATAATCAAGGAACTGTCAGCTTCTCATATAGCTTTCAAGGGTACGGGTTCGAGGAGACAGCTTTCAGCACAGTTGTGACAAGTAATGGAACCACAACCACCTTCATCGCCAGTGGTGAAGCTCCTAATTTCGATGGTGGCACTCTCGGTCGTTCCGTCGAGTCCAACTCGCTCAATAATCAAGGAATCGTCGCTTTCAGAAGAGGTTTAATTGGGGGAGGTAGTGGAATTTTCACAGGCAACGGCACCACAACGACTACGATTGCCGATACTAGCGGCATCTTTAGCAACCTTGGTCCTGGCTCGATCAATGATGCCGGAACAGTCGCCTTCAACGCTGACTTAGATGCCGGGGGAGAAGGCATCTTTACAGGTAACGGCACCACAGCGACTACCATTGCCGATACAAGTGGCATCTTTAGCAACTTTGGTGCTGCCTCTATCAACAATGCAGGAATCGTCGCCTTTTTAGCGGGTCTGGATGCGGGAGGGACAGGTATCTTTACTGGCTCCAATTCTTTAACTAATAAAGTTATCGCCACTGGTGATACCCTGTTTGGTTCCACCGTAACGTCCCTTGGCTTTTTCCGGGAAGGATTCAATAATCCCGGTCAGCTGGCGTTTTTTGCCAGCCTTGCTAATGGCACTACTGGCATTTTCCGTGCCGATCATCAGGGAGTGCCTGGGGAACCTCCAAAGGATGTTCCCGAACCTGCTTCCGGCTTGGGTTTACTCGCATTGGGTGCTTTGGGTGCTGGTTCAATGATGCAGCGTAAACAGAAACAGCAGACTAATACTCAAGCAGTTGTAGGAAAGAAATAG
- the rplT gene encoding 50S ribosomal protein L20 — protein sequence MTRVKRGNVARKRRKKILKLAKGFRGSHSTLFRTANQQVMKALRNAYRDRKKRKRDFRSLWITRINAAARQHGISYSQLMGKLKKANVQINRKMLAQMAVLDPAGFDKVLQLATQAQG from the coding sequence ATGACACGGGTAAAACGCGGTAACGTTGCTCGCAAACGCCGCAAAAAAATTCTCAAACTAGCCAAAGGCTTCCGAGGTTCTCACTCAACTTTGTTCCGGACAGCCAATCAACAGGTCATGAAGGCGCTGCGTAACGCCTACCGCGATCGCAAGAAGCGCAAGCGCGATTTCCGCAGCCTCTGGATTACCCGCATCAACGCCGCAGCACGTCAGCACGGCATTAGCTATAGCCAGCTGATGGGCAAATTGAAAAAGGCGAATGTCCAGATTAATCGCAAGATGCTGGCGCAGATGGCTGTTCTCGATCCCGCCGGCTTTGACAAGGTGCTGCAACTAGCTACACAGGCTCAAGGGTAA
- a CDS encoding glycosyltransferase encodes MNNNPKVSILINNYNYARFLAEAIDSALNQTYPHTEVIVVDDGSTDNSREIIAGYKDKITPVLKENGGQASAFNAGFAASTGDIICFLDADDIYVSEKAAEIVDAFSDRADLGWCFHSLKWVDAEGKPSLTQNGNEAASIPKKGDENLKREYDLREHIKKGKLKDKLDNLPSTTALCFRRSLLQQILPMPEAKRIGLNDGYLEFASIGLSKGLIFDRELALYRVHGSNAYSMRKDKQKVQARIIVLTAYWLKKNFPSLSKFTNNLLATGLGMYRRSGGVEEECQEFVKRYLSSVTLPEKLEIYLRAFYNYLKNTKF; translated from the coding sequence ATGAACAATAATCCGAAAGTTAGCATTCTCATCAACAACTACAATTATGCTCGTTTCTTGGCGGAAGCGATTGACAGCGCTCTCAACCAAACTTATCCTCACACTGAGGTAATTGTAGTAGATGACGGTTCTACTGATAATTCACGGGAAATTATTGCCGGTTACAAAGATAAAATTACCCCAGTGCTAAAGGAAAATGGGGGGCAAGCTTCGGCTTTTAATGCAGGTTTTGCCGCGAGTACTGGAGATATCATTTGTTTTTTAGATGCTGACGATATCTATGTGTCAGAAAAAGCGGCAGAAATTGTAGATGCGTTTAGCGATCGCGCAGATTTAGGATGGTGTTTTCACTCGCTTAAGTGGGTGGATGCTGAGGGGAAACCTTCTCTCACTCAAAATGGCAATGAAGCTGCATCCATTCCTAAAAAAGGTGATGAAAATCTTAAGCGGGAATACGATCTGCGAGAACACATAAAAAAGGGCAAGCTGAAGGATAAATTAGACAATCTTCCTTCTACCACAGCTCTATGTTTTAGGCGATCGCTTCTACAGCAGATTCTGCCAATGCCTGAAGCCAAGCGAATTGGTCTTAATGATGGTTATTTAGAATTTGCTTCAATAGGGCTGAGTAAAGGGCTAATTTTTGATAGAGAATTAGCCCTTTATCGAGTACATGGCTCTAATGCCTATTCTATGAGGAAGGATAAACAAAAGGTGCAAGCCCGAATCATTGTCCTTACCGCTTATTGGCTCAAGAAGAATTTCCCATCGCTTTCTAAGTTTACCAATAACTTGTTGGCAACAGGTTTGGGGATGTATCGTCGTTCTGGAGGAGTTGAGGAGGAATGTCAGGAATTTGTTAAACGTTATTTATCTTCGGTGACGCTACCAGAAAAACTTGAAATTTATCTGAGAGCGTTTTACAATTACCTGAAAAATACTAAGTTTTAG
- the rpmI gene encoding 50S ribosomal protein L35, producing the protein MPKLKTRKAAAKRFRATGSGKIVHRKAFKSHLLQHKSSDRKRRISKMALVHERDEENVRLMLPYL; encoded by the coding sequence ATGCCTAAACTGAAAACCCGTAAAGCAGCGGCAAAGCGTTTTAGAGCCACCGGCAGCGGCAAAATCGTCCACCGCAAAGCCTTCAAAAGTCACCTGCTACAGCACAAGAGTTCTGACCGGAAACGGCGGATCTCTAAAATGGCTCTGGTGCATGAACGCGATGAAGAAAATGTGCGCTTGATGCTGCCCTATTTGTAA
- a CDS encoding glycosyltransferase: MSKVAIFLTSLEGGGVERVLVNLTRGFIEQGLSVDLVLVKVEGPFLPLVPPEVNIIDLQGKRLITSLPALVRYLKENKPQALLSALEDTNLVALWSRKLGGVSTRIVVSVHNTLSIESKNSTQLKRRISPYLARWFYPWADAVVTVSQGAADDLTKLGLPKELVKVIYNPVVTPELFKKVAEPLDHPWFKPDSPLVILGVGRLEKQKDFSTLIRAFAQVQQHRPAKLMILGEGKERPQLEALVQELGLTEVVALPGFVANPYAYMAASAVFVLSSLFEGLPTVLIEAMAGGTAVVSTDCESGPAEILEQGRYGKLVPVGDVKRMAEAIINTLDEPRNSEALQQKAMEYSLVNALTAYRQVLDVS, translated from the coding sequence ATGTCTAAGGTGGCAATTTTTCTCACCTCCCTGGAAGGTGGTGGCGTTGAGAGAGTGCTAGTTAACTTGACTCGTGGTTTTATCGAGCAAGGTTTAAGCGTAGATTTAGTTTTAGTTAAGGTCGAAGGACCTTTTTTGCCCCTGGTTCCGCCAGAAGTAAACATCATAGACTTACAGGGGAAGCGGCTAATCACTAGTCTTCCCGCGCTGGTACGCTATCTAAAAGAAAACAAACCGCAAGCTTTACTTTCGGCTTTGGAAGATACGAACTTGGTGGCTTTGTGGAGTCGAAAACTAGGTGGTGTATCAACTCGAATAGTCGTTAGCGTACATAATACTCTTTCAATAGAATCCAAAAATTCAACTCAACTCAAAAGGCGAATTTCACCTTATTTGGCACGCTGGTTTTACCCGTGGGCTGATGCAGTTGTTACAGTCTCTCAAGGGGCGGCGGATGATTTAACAAAATTGGGTTTACCGAAGGAACTGGTTAAAGTAATCTACAACCCAGTTGTTACCCCGGAACTTTTTAAAAAAGTTGCTGAACCTTTGGATCATCCTTGGTTTAAACCAGATTCCCCTCTAGTGATTTTGGGTGTAGGACGCTTGGAAAAGCAAAAAGATTTCTCAACGCTGATTCGCGCTTTTGCACAAGTGCAGCAGCATCGTCCGGCAAAGTTGATGATTTTGGGTGAGGGAAAAGAACGACCCCAGCTTGAGGCTTTGGTGCAGGAACTAGGTTTAACAGAAGTTGTAGCTTTACCTGGGTTTGTGGCGAATCCTTATGCTTACATGGCTGCATCGGCGGTGTTCGTTCTCTCGTCTTTATTCGAGGGATTGCCTACTGTATTAATTGAGGCGATGGCTGGAGGAACCGCGGTTGTTTCTACTGATTGTGAAAGTGGGCCAGCAGAGATTTTAGAACAGGGTCGCTATGGGAAATTAGTACCTGTGGGAGATGTGAAGCGTATGGCAGAGGCTATTATTAACACTTTAGATGAGCCTCGAAATTCTGAAGCTTTACAGCAAAAGGCTATGGAATACTCTCTTGTAAATGCTTTAACAGCGTATCGGCAGGTGTTGGATGTTAGCTAA
- a CDS encoding tryptophan-rich sensory protein has product MINSMMIIGGVTLFVALGSLLFRPRDTQWVKNLTRPSWLVFEPLIPFIWTIVFAGGALSATIIWEQDPGSLKTCLLMALYLLLEIVTVAYIPTTLRLRSLTVGTVLGGSGVILGVLLALVVLPISGLAALLLLPYVLWSPVGTYTTWEMIQLNPESI; this is encoded by the coding sequence ATGATCAATTCAATGATGATTATTGGGGGCGTGACCTTATTCGTTGCGCTAGGAAGTCTCTTGTTTAGACCGCGCGATACTCAATGGGTCAAAAACTTGACCCGACCTAGTTGGCTTGTTTTTGAGCCTCTGATTCCGTTTATCTGGACGATTGTTTTTGCAGGCGGAGCTTTATCAGCAACCATAATTTGGGAACAAGATCCAGGTAGCCTGAAAACTTGTTTATTAATGGCACTTTATCTACTCTTGGAAATTGTCACAGTTGCTTACATTCCTACCACGCTCAGACTCCGCAGCCTTACAGTCGGTACGGTATTAGGAGGTTCGGGCGTTATTTTAGGAGTTCTTTTGGCATTGGTTGTATTACCGATTTCTGGATTAGCGGCTCTTTTATTACTCCCTTATGTGCTTTGGAGTCCGGTTGGAACCTATACGACTTGGGAGATGATTCAACTGAATCCTGAGTCTATATAG
- a CDS encoding tetratricopeptide repeat protein, producing the protein MDNSLAIFYLSLLLVLLAVAGWAVVRQVFKTRKVESVLSRLQNKLQNDKCTTQEFYELGSIYLDKKLYTQAISLLQKALKAEDAGEETLAPIYNALGFAYFSQEQYDVAIRNYKEALKIVPDYVTALNNLGHVYEKKKLTAQALESYEEALKHEPDNGTAKRRAESLRKRLVPST; encoded by the coding sequence ATGGATAACTCTCTGGCAATTTTTTATCTCTCCTTGTTGCTGGTACTGCTTGCCGTTGCCGGTTGGGCAGTTGTGCGCCAGGTTTTCAAAACCCGCAAAGTTGAAAGTGTCCTCTCCCGGCTGCAAAATAAGCTGCAAAACGACAAATGCACAACCCAGGAGTTTTACGAACTCGGCAGCATCTATTTAGATAAAAAACTTTACACGCAGGCGATCTCGCTGCTTCAAAAAGCTCTCAAAGCTGAGGATGCTGGCGAAGAAACTCTCGCGCCTATCTACAATGCTTTGGGCTTTGCTTACTTCTCCCAAGAGCAGTACGACGTAGCAATTCGCAACTACAAAGAAGCTTTGAAGATAGTTCCAGATTATGTCACGGCGCTCAATAATCTGGGTCATGTTTACGAGAAGAAGAAGTTAACTGCTCAGGCGTTGGAAAGCTATGAGGAAGCGCTGAAGCACGAGCCTGACAATGGCACCGCCAAACGACGCGCCGAATCCTTGCGGAAACGGTTGGTTCCCTCGACTTAA
- the galK gene encoding galactokinase, translating to MNFQQVFGTEPEIEASAPGRVNLLGEHTDYNDGFVLPTAIPQKTTVQLGFSKDEQHHFYSAELDEKVDVLESTHTPSSFASYIVGCIRLLEQQGNTIPPVNVYVTSSVPIGSGLSSSAALEVATLRALRKLAEAKPSLLSLTLDDVQIAQLAQQAEIHYAGVQCGIMDQMASSLADTDSMLFLDTRTLERQVLPFPKGAEIVVIDSGVPRTLAASGYNQRRADCEEAARLLGVKALRDITDPQAVESLPEPLRRRALHVVTEDNRVLEAIQGVSAERFGELMNASHASLRDDYEVSVPALDTLVRILQETRGVFGARLTGAGFGGACVALVEAGNAEVIAQNVLQRYNGSGYTGRILVQ from the coding sequence ATGAATTTTCAACAAGTATTCGGTACAGAACCAGAAATCGAAGCCAGCGCACCAGGACGGGTAAACCTACTAGGCGAACACACTGACTATAACGATGGGTTTGTCCTCCCAACAGCTATCCCCCAAAAAACGACGGTACAATTGGGATTTAGCAAAGATGAACAGCACCACTTTTACTCTGCGGAACTCGACGAAAAAGTAGACGTTTTAGAAAGCACTCATACGCCATCTAGTTTCGCAAGTTATATAGTTGGGTGTATCCGACTTTTAGAGCAGCAAGGTAATACCATCCCGCCGGTTAATGTGTACGTTACATCCTCCGTTCCTATTGGTTCGGGTTTGTCTAGCAGTGCGGCGCTGGAAGTGGCGACTCTCAGAGCATTGCGTAAGTTAGCCGAGGCGAAGCCATCGCTACTTTCACTAACTCTCGATGATGTGCAAATCGCCCAACTCGCCCAGCAGGCAGAAATTCACTATGCTGGCGTGCAATGCGGAATTATGGATCAGATGGCGTCGAGCCTTGCTGACACCGATTCGATGCTGTTTCTGGACACGCGCACGCTGGAACGTCAAGTTCTTCCTTTCCCAAAGGGAGCAGAAATTGTGGTAATCGATAGCGGCGTGCCTCGTACCCTGGCGGCAAGTGGCTACAACCAGCGACGCGCTGATTGTGAGGAAGCAGCGCGGTTGTTGGGAGTGAAGGCGCTCAGAGATATCACCGATCCGCAAGCTGTAGAGTCTTTACCGGAGCCGCTGCGGCGTCGCGCTCTTCATGTGGTTACAGAGGATAACCGGGTGCTGGAGGCGATACAGGGAGTCTCTGCGGAGCGCTTTGGGGAGTTAATGAATGCTTCTCATGCCAGTTTGCGGGACGATTACGAAGTTTCCGTCCCGGCGTTGGATACGCTGGTGAGGATATTGCAAGAAACCCGTGGTGTATTCGGCGCACGCTTGACGGGTGCTGGTTTTGGGGGCGCTTGCGTTGCTTTGGTGGAGGCTGGGAACGCGGAAGTGATCGCTCAAAATGTACTTCAACGCTACAACGGATCGGGTTACACCGGACGGATTCTGGTTCAGTAA
- a CDS encoding late competence development ComFB family protein, whose amino-acid sequence MSLEKLTIETIVEQALQDGYMTPTLAQEIGSICEISEISVDDYIALDRLFGQLLTDEAIAIPGKQFINVMEALVLIEASVQVLKMEVTNPCLLDLGEIAAYALNRLPPLYATTEEGASFQRQRGKEELRALITQKVQEAIACKPMP is encoded by the coding sequence ATGAGTCTGGAAAAGCTCACGATAGAAACGATTGTTGAACAAGCTTTGCAGGATGGATATATGACGCCGACTCTAGCCCAAGAGATTGGCAGCATCTGCGAAATTTCGGAAATTTCTGTTGACGACTACATTGCTTTAGATCGTTTATTCGGGCAACTTTTAACCGATGAAGCGATCGCGATTCCCGGAAAACAGTTCATCAATGTGATGGAAGCATTGGTGCTAATAGAAGCGAGTGTGCAGGTGCTAAAAATGGAAGTAACCAACCCTTGCCTTCTGGATCTGGGAGAGATTGCTGCTTATGCGCTCAATCGACTGCCACCCCTCTATGCCACCACTGAGGAAGGCGCTAGCTTTCAGCGTCAGCGTGGCAAGGAGGAACTTCGAGCGTTAATTACCCAGAAAGTTCAAGAAGCGATCGCGTGCAAGCCGATGCCCTAA
- a CDS encoding PEP-CTERM sorting domain-containing protein (PEP-CTERM proteins occur, often in large numbers, in the proteomes of bacteria that also encode an exosortase, a predicted intramembrane cysteine proteinase. The presence of a PEP-CTERM domain at a protein's C-terminus predicts cleavage within the sorting domain, followed by covalent anchoring to some some component of the (usually Gram-negative) cell surface. Many PEP-CTERM proteins exhibit an unusual sequence composition that includes large numbers of potential glycosylation sites. Expression of one such protein has been shown restore the ability of a bacterium to form floc, a type of biofilm.), translated as MSTSTMWNKLSMTVIAAFVSLGTVNLSPANAITFNFQGEFEDGRTIEGSYGINEDIFEEVATTPPFSTDLDVVLDFFSLTVDGINIFNGVPEIARLNNNIVLNGSPLVFRDVYLSVPQLQFTLGLDVPAESCLLGECMGVLAYFKDIPTDSIPYADVIQKPVNDVEPVPEPTAAIALGVIGASMLIRKRKLSSSSQA; from the coding sequence ATGTCTACTTCAACAATGTGGAATAAATTGTCAATGACTGTTATTGCAGCCTTTGTTTCTCTGGGGACAGTTAATTTGTCTCCCGCAAATGCAATAACATTCAATTTTCAAGGAGAGTTTGAAGATGGAAGAACAATTGAAGGGAGCTACGGCATAAACGAGGATATCTTTGAAGAGGTTGCAACAACACCACCTTTTTCTACTGACCTTGACGTTGTTTTAGACTTTTTCTCGTTAACGGTAGACGGTATCAACATCTTTAATGGTGTTCCGGAAATTGCAAGACTCAATAACAATATAGTGCTGAATGGAAGCCCCTTAGTTTTTAGAGATGTGTATTTATCAGTGCCTCAATTGCAGTTCACTTTAGGCTTAGATGTGCCTGCTGAGTCTTGCCTTTTGGGTGAGTGTATGGGTGTATTGGCATATTTCAAAGATATTCCTACTGATAGTATTCCATATGCTGATGTCATTCAGAAACCTGTGAATGATGTCGAACCCGTACCAGAACCAACGGCAGCGATCGCATTAGGTGTGATAGGCGCTTCTATGCTAATCCGCAAAAGAAAATTATCGTCCTCGTCACAAGCCTAA
- a CDS encoding transporter substrate-binding domain-containing protein, with translation MFFLWLFASIKSPNLAVAAELQEIVERGYLIVAVKDNVRPLAFRDGEGKLQGLEIDIAQRLAAELLDQPDAVKLQPVANRDRLSVVVDGTVDLTIARVTQNASRDRLVNFSIPYYLDGTALVTQDASLQRLNDLQQRKVAVLKGSDTISTVRYLIPQVQLVGVDSYEQARSLLESGNADAFAADATILSGWVQEYPQYRLLPVRLSGEPLAVVMPKGLQYNQLRQRVNDAIARWKREGWLQERVKYWGLPQSDTNRF, from the coding sequence ATGTTTTTTCTTTGGCTCTTTGCCAGTATAAAATCGCCAAATTTAGCGGTTGCTGCCGAGCTACAAGAGATTGTGGAGCGCGGCTACCTAATTGTTGCAGTGAAAGACAATGTCCGTCCCCTGGCTTTTCGGGATGGGGAAGGCAAACTGCAAGGGCTAGAAATTGACATTGCCCAGCGTTTAGCAGCAGAACTCCTAGATCAACCCGATGCGGTAAAGTTGCAGCCGGTGGCGAATCGAGATCGGCTCTCGGTAGTGGTGGATGGAACAGTCGATCTGACGATCGCGAGGGTGACACAAAATGCTTCGCGCGATCGCTTGGTTAACTTCAGCATTCCTTACTACCTAGACGGCACCGCTTTAGTTACCCAGGACGCATCCTTACAAAGGCTTAACGATCTGCAACAGAGAAAAGTCGCCGTTCTGAAAGGCTCGGATACGATTTCTACGGTGCGCTATCTTATCCCCCAAGTTCAGCTAGTTGGCGTAGATTCCTACGAACAGGCGCGATCGCTCCTAGAATCGGGTAACGCCGATGCCTTCGCCGCCGATGCCACCATTCTCAGCGGCTGGGTGCAGGAATATCCCCAGTACCGACTGTTGCCGGTACGCTTATCAGGGGAACCGCTAGCCGTAGTGATGCCCAAAGGGTTGCAGTACAATCAACTGCGGCAACGGGTAAATGATGCGATCGCGCGTTGGAAGCGAGAAGGCTGGCTACAAGAACGGGTTAAGTATTGGGGACTCCCCCAGAGCGATACCAACCGATTTTAG